Below is a genomic region from Chitinophagales bacterium.
CTGATTCATTACAAAACCATTGCATTTAACCTGATCCTGTTTTATGGAGCATGAAGTAAGCGATCCTTTAAAGAAAGCAGCGGGAGAAGCACCTGTAAGATCCAATGCCGCGACCGGCTGGAGGAAATGGGTGCCCGGCTTGCAGATGATTGCCAATTATAAACTGCATTGGTTAGCCAATGACCTGATGGCCGGCCTCGTGCTAACGACCATGCTGGTGCCGGTGGGCATCGCATACGCTGAAGCATCGGGCGTGCCCGGCATCTATGGCCTTTATGCAACGGTGCTGCCACTGTTGGCGTATGCCTTATTTGGCCCGAGCCGTATCATGGTGCTGGGCCCCGACTCATCATTAGCTCCTATCATTCTTGCTGTATTACTGCCACTGTCGATGGGTAACCCTGAAAATGCAATCGCACTGGCAGGGATGATGGCGCTGGTTTCAGGTATCGTCTGCATACTGGCCGGTGTGTTTAAGCTGGGGTTTATTACTGAGTTGCTCTCCAAACCAATCCGGTATGGCTACATGAATGGTATTGCACTCACCGTGTTGATCAGTCAGCTTCCCAAGATGCTGGGGTTCAGCATTGAGAGCACGGGACCGTTGCGCAACATGGTGCGTATCATTGAAACCGTCGCGGATGGAAAGACCAACTATGCCAGCCTCCTGATTGGTCTCAGCACGCTGATCGTGATTATGTTTCTGAAACGTTACAAACGCGTGCCCGGCATCCTCATCGCTGTGGTGGGTGCAACCATCGTAACGGCCATCTGGCAGCTTGACTTAACACATGGATTGAAAGTTCTGGGTTCGCTGCCGCAAGGTTTACCGGCATTCAGGTTACCGTTAATAGATATAGACGACCTGCAAACGGTGATTATCGGCGGATGCACGGTAGCCCTTGTTTCTTTTGCCGATACCAGTGTGTTATCACGTATCTACGCTGCGAAAACAAAAACACCTGTTGATCCCAACCAGGAAATGATTGGCCTTGGTGCAGCTAACCTGGCAGCCGGTTTTTTCCAAGGCTTTCCCATCAGCAGCAGTTCATCACGCACACCCGTAGCGGAAGCATCAGGCGCCAAAACACAACTCACCGGTGTGGTGGGCGCGCTGGCAGTGGCCTTGCTTTTATTTTTCGGAGCCGACTTATTGAAGAGTCTGCCCAACAGTGCATTGGCAGCGGTGGTGATTGCTTCCGCGATCGGATTGTTTGAACTGGGTGACCTTGGAAGAATTTTTCGCATACAGCGTTGGGAATTCTGGTTATCCATCGTCTGCTTCGCAGGGGTGGCAGTATTTGGTGCCATACCCGGAATAGGGCTGGCCATTGTGCTGGCAGTGATTGAATTTTTATGGGACGGATGGCGTCCTCATTTTGCAGTGCTTGGCCGTGTAGAAGGCATTCGCGGTTATCATGATATCATGCGGTATCCTGATGCGGAATTAATACCCGGGCTGTTGCTGTTCCGTTGGGATGCGCCTTTATTTTTTGCCAATGCCGCTTTGTTCCAGGAAGAAATCCTGAAGCAGGTTTCGGATTCACCAACACCCGTCAAACGCATTGTAGTAGCTGCAGAACCTGTTACAAGCGTTGACATCACTTCGGCAGACATGCTTACTGACCTGAAAAAGGAACTGGATGCAAGGCAGATAGCATTGCATTTTGCCGAAATGAAAGATCCGGTAAAAGACAAGCTTAAGCGATTTGAATTGCTGCAAGTGCTTGGCACTGATATTTTCTTTCCCACTATAGGTTCAGCAGTTGAAAATTATCTGGATACTTATTAAATGGAGAAGAAGGGATGATGCCTGCCTTTGCCGTTGTTGGGCTTAACAAAGCTTGCGCGAGGCGCAGACCAACAACCTGCGCCACAGTTACCCATACATGTTAACGGAAGTTATCTCAAAATACCCTGAGTCATCCTGTCCCGATTGATAGGGATCAGTAGCTCTTCAATTCATTGACAGATGGCCAAATAGATTCGGCATGTCAGCACTGATTGCTGTTTTTATTTTTTACCAATCAGATCCTGCAAGGCGGCCTCCAGTGAGGGGAAATGAAATACAAATCCCCGGCCGGCAATCTTTTCCGCCGAACATCTTGTGCTCATCGTCAGTGTTTGTGCAAACCCGCCCAATGCCAGCTGTAAGGCAAATGACGGAACCGGAATGTTCAGCTTTTTCCGCTTCAGTGCTTTGGCTATGCTGTTCAACAAAATCATGTATCGTTCAGGCGAAGGTGATACGGCATTGAATGCACCCTGCATGGTTTCATCATCCAATGCATGCAGGTAGATGCCGCAAAGATCGGCTATGTGAATCCAGGGATAAAACGGCAGGCCGTTGCCGAATACCGGTGCTATGCCAAACCTGACAGGCATTACCAGCCTGGGAAGTGCGCCACCTTCAACGGCGAGCACAATGCCGGTACGTAGGCTTACCACTCTTTTGTTCAGCGATGCAATCCTGTTCACTGCCTGTTCCCACTGCAGGCAGGTGGTGGCCAAAAAATCATCGCCCGCTTGCGCGTCTTCCTTGAGCCATTCATCTCCGCGGCTGCCGTAATAACCTGTAGCGGAGGAGGCGATGATGGCCTTCACCTTATTGGGAGTACGTTGAAGAGCGGTATAAAGCAATTCAGTGCTGCGGATGCGGCTTTGCAGAATTTCTGCTTTGTAGCTATTGGTCCAGCGGTGGTTACCAACATTAGCGCCCGCCATGTGGATGATATAATCTGCCTCGCTGATGCATGCATCATCAATTTCATCCCGCGCCGGATCCCAGTGATAAGCAGTGATGCTGCCCTGTGCTTTTTGCCTGCTCAGGTGTGCAACCTTATGGCCACGCTGCTGCAAGAGTTTGGTAAGATGGCTGCCGATTAGACCCGAACCGCCGCTGATTAGTATGTTCTTCATGCAGAGAGCACAATCATTCTTGAAATATACAATTGAAACAGCAGGAAGTTTAAACCATCACGTTACTGATCTGCCAGGCAGGGCACACCTTCTTCCCTTTTACGCTAAAAGCCTGTTGTGTTAACCAATCATGATTGATGCTGCGAACTCCGGCGATTTTTGAGTGATCCGGTTATCCATGCTCAGTGCAGCGAAGATTGATATAGCCGCTGAATGACTGTTTTTGCTTTCTACAAATCGTGGTAACGGAACGCTTTCTGCATAATAATACATTATATCATTTATAATGTGTAAATTCAATTCTTGAAACGAACCGGACTGAACATGAAAAGCATCTGCAAATATTTACTCTTGCTGCTGCCTGTTCTGATGCAAGGTTGCAGGGAAAATAACAGGGCAGAGGAGGAGACAGGTAATGTGCGGAAGAATGAGGCCTTCGTCATTTTCCCGGATGCACCAAAGCTGATGGACGACTGGTCGCGGGAAAACACGCTCATTGTGCATACGCTCTCCGATGCCGGTTACCTTCATCCCACCAACTATTCATTTCAGAATGCGCGGCTCATCCTCAGCTTCACACATCCTGCATTGCTGACCGTGGACCAGGTGCAACTTAAGTTATCACCCTGCCTTGCAAAATCATTGCCTGTGGTAGATGCCGATGAGCTCCAGTTTACATACACGCTGCGCGATGAAGCAGTCTGGGACGATGGCAGCCCTGTTACAAGCGAAGATGTGATATTCACTTTCAAGACCAGTAAGTGCCCGTTAACCGATAACCCTTTACATAAATCAATCTGTAACAATCTTAAAACGATTATTCCGGATGCAGGCAACCCGAAACGGTTTACGATGGTGATGAAGAGGAGATATGTGCAGGCTATCAGCATGGTGACGGACTTTCCGATTTTGTGCCGCAAATTTTTTGATCCTGAAAATGTAATGGGATCAATGACGATGGAACAACTGGATGATCCCGCCTTTGATGCCGGCCGTTATCCTGCACTAAAGCAATGGGAAGCCACATTTAATGACGGCAAGTATGGAAATGATGTGCAGTTTTTCTATGGATGCGGCGCTTATAAAGTAACAGCATGGGAACGCGGACAATCGGTAGTGCTGGAAAAAAAATCCGGTCACTGGACCGACCATCTGCCGGAAGATGATATCTACCTGCATGCCTATCCTCAGCAGATAATATTTAAGGCGATCAAAGATGAAAATGCAAGCATGCTGGAGTTTAAATCACAAACCTTAGACGCTTCCACATTCATCACGAGCAGGATATTGCTCGACCTGCAGCGCGACAGTTTGTTTAACCGTAACTATCATTCGGTGTTCCTCAACAGTTATGCATTTACCTTCATCGGTTTGAACATGCGGCCTGACGGTCTCCGGCATAAACGTATACTCGATGATGTGAATGTGCGGCATGCCATTGCCCTGCTTACGCCTGTTGACAGAATTATTGATGTGGTGGCCATGGGCAGAGCGCGGCGCTGGCCCAGTATGGTTTCACCTCTTAAACCGGAATTCAATGAAGACCTTGCCCTGTTACCGTATGATGTTGCTGCTGCTTCGCAGTTACTGGATAAAGCGGGATGGAAAGATACCGATGGCGACAATATCCGCGATAAGGTAGTTGACGGTGAACGCATTCCTCTGCAGCTGGAGTTGCTTTGCATGGTGCAGGGAAATATGGTGAAGGAGATGACCAACATTATTGCAGAAGGTGCCTGGCCGGCCGGTGTGAAGATTGTTCCGCGGCCGGTAGACGGCGCTGTTTTACGGCAACAGATTACAGATCATGATTTTGATATGGCACTTTCGAGTTGGGCCGTATCCTCGCTGCCTGAAGATTTCAGCCAGCTGTGGTCAACTAATGCATGGGCTACCAGGGGCAGCAATTTCACCGGCTTTGGCAATGCCGCAAGCGATGCACTTATTGATTCCATAGCAGGAATGCTCGATGATACGAAGCGGATACCGATGGTGAAAAGATTACAACGTATCATATATGATGAACAGCCTTATGTATTCATGTACAGTCCCGACAGAAAAGTAGTCATTCACAAACGATGGG
It encodes:
- the sulP gene encoding sulfate permease; translated protein: MEHEVSDPLKKAAGEAPVRSNAATGWRKWVPGLQMIANYKLHWLANDLMAGLVLTTMLVPVGIAYAEASGVPGIYGLYATVLPLLAYALFGPSRIMVLGPDSSLAPIILAVLLPLSMGNPENAIALAGMMALVSGIVCILAGVFKLGFITELLSKPIRYGYMNGIALTVLISQLPKMLGFSIESTGPLRNMVRIIETVADGKTNYASLLIGLSTLIVIMFLKRYKRVPGILIAVVGATIVTAIWQLDLTHGLKVLGSLPQGLPAFRLPLIDIDDLQTVIIGGCTVALVSFADTSVLSRIYAAKTKTPVDPNQEMIGLGAANLAAGFFQGFPISSSSSRTPVAEASGAKTQLTGVVGALAVALLLFFGADLLKSLPNSALAAVVIASAIGLFELGDLGRIFRIQRWEFWLSIVCFAGVAVFGAIPGIGLAIVLAVIEFLWDGWRPHFAVLGRVEGIRGYHDIMRYPDAELIPGLLLFRWDAPLFFANAALFQEEILKQVSDSPTPVKRIVVAAEPVTSVDITSADMLTDLKKELDARQIALHFAEMKDPVKDKLKRFELLQVLGTDIFFPTIGSAVENYLDTY
- a CDS encoding TIGR01777 family oxidoreductase, which codes for MKNILISGGSGLIGSHLTKLLQQRGHKVAHLSRQKAQGSITAYHWDPARDEIDDACISEADYIIHMAGANVGNHRWTNSYKAEILQSRIRSTELLYTALQRTPNKVKAIIASSATGYYGSRGDEWLKEDAQAGDDFLATTCLQWEQAVNRIASLNKRVVSLRTGIVLAVEGGALPRLVMPVRFGIAPVFGNGLPFYPWIHIADLCGIYLHALDDETMQGAFNAVSPSPERYMILLNSIAKALKRKKLNIPVPSFALQLALGGFAQTLTMSTRCSAEKIAGRGFVFHFPSLEAALQDLIGKK